ACTCACTGTAAGGTCGACGGTGCAACACAAAACAACGCTGTAAGCCTTCAGAAGACATTTATTACCATCCAATTGCAAAATAAGGAGCCACTGGGCTCCTTATTATTACTCACATTACGAAGCAAAGTTTGCTTGCTGATCGTAATTATAAATCGTCGATATAACCCAATGAACGCAGTGCACGCTCATCGTCAGCCCATCCCGATTTCACTTTAACCCAAGTTTCTAGGTAAACCTTACGACCAAACAGCTCTTCCATATCCAGACGAGCTTCACGTCCGATGGTTTTGATCTTCTCGCCACCTTTACCAATCACCATTTTCTTCTGGCCGCTGCGTTCAACTAAGATCAGCGCATTGATATGGAAACCATCCGTCTCTGGGTTGTAATCGAAACGCTCGATTTCAACCGTCACTGAGTAAGGCAGCTCTTCACCGGTAAAGCGCATCAGTTTTTCACGTACGATCTCAGATGCCATAAAGCGCTGAGAACGGTCAGTTACGTACTCTTCTGGGAAGTGATGTACTGCTTTTGGTAAGTGATCACGTACGTGCTTACGCAGCACTTCCATGTTCTTACCGTGTTTTGCAGAGATTGGCACAACGTCGACGAAGTCCATCTTCTTCGACATATCCATCATATGCAGCATAACGTCGTTACGGTCAGCGACAACGTCTACTTTGTTGACACACAAAACAACTGGGAAATTTGCGTTGCGCAGTTTGTTCAACACCATTTCATCGTCGTTAGTCCAGTGTGTACCATCCACTAAGAAGAACACTAGGTTTACATCACTCAGCGATGAGCTTGCCGCACGGTTCATCAAGCGGTTGATAGCACGTTTTTCTTCAATATGAAGTCCTGGTGTATCAACGTAAATTGCTTGGTAATCGCCTTCGGTATCCACGCCCATAATACGGTGACGCGTCGTTTGCGGTTTACGTGAAGTGATCGAGATCTTCTGTCCCAAAATACGGTTCAGTAGTGTCGACTTACCAACGTTTGGGCGACCTACAATCGCGACAAAACCACAGTGCTGGTTTTCTGGTGAGCTTGCCACTTGCTCGTTACCCGACGCAAAGTATGCATCGATATCAAATTCGTTAT
This is a stretch of genomic DNA from Vibrio panuliri. It encodes these proteins:
- the era gene encoding GTPase Era, yielding MADSDNNEFDIDAYFASGNEQVASSPENQHCGFVAIVGRPNVGKSTLLNRILGQKISITSRKPQTTRHRIMGVDTEGDYQAIYVDTPGLHIEEKRAINRLMNRAASSSLSDVNLVFFLVDGTHWTNDDEMVLNKLRNANFPVVLCVNKVDVVADRNDVMLHMMDMSKKMDFVDVVPISAKHGKNMEVLRKHVRDHLPKAVHHFPEEYVTDRSQRFMASEIVREKLMRFTGEELPYSVTVEIERFDYNPETDGFHINALILVERSGQKKMVIGKGGEKIKTIGREARLDMEELFGRKVYLETWVKVKSGWADDERALRSLGYIDDL